The nucleotide sequence CGCCTGATCGCGCCAAATCCTACCGCGAGTCCTCAGGATGGCGCACCTGACCGAACGTTAGCGCACCATCACCGATCACGCTCAGTGCATTATAATCCCGATTGATTCAGTAGGAATTACATGATGCCGTTGTCCGATTGGAGGCGGTGGCTGACTATAGATGGGTTGGGCACAGCACATGTCGCAGCAAGACGGTGACGGACGTGCTGAGATCCTGAGATCCATGCGGCGCTTGACGTCGCGTCGGCGATTCATGCATACCGGCCTCGGCGTCGGGGCCGGTATGCTGCTGGCTGCCTGCGGCGGGGATAACGAACCGACCGCGACGACCGCACCTGACGCATCTGCATCGCCGGCAGCGACGGAGCCGCTCGCCGCCACCGAAGCTTCGGCATCGACGGACGAACCAACCGAGGAGAGTAGCCCGGCTGCATCCAGTGGGTTCCCGATCGAGCTTGAGCACGCGCTTGGCACAACAACGATTCCGGCGCAGCCCGAGCGGATTATCTGTACTGAGGACAACGAGCCACTCGATACATTGCAGGCGATTGGCATTCGCCCAGTCCTGTTCGGCATCACCAGGCAGTACGGTGTGGATCAGCAACCGTGGCGCGATGAGGCATTCATCGACGGCGTCGAGTCGTTCGACTTCAGTACCTACGAGCTCGATCTCGAGCAACTCGCGGCGAAGAATCCTGATCTGATCATCGATGTCTGGACTGAACCGGATATCTTCGAGCAAGAGAGCGGCATCGCGCCGACGCTGGTCCTGAAGGTTGACGATCTGGTCCCGTGGCAGGACATGCAGCGCCTTGTCGGGCAGGCAACCGGTGCGGTCGAGGAATCTGAAGCGTCAATTGCCGAGACCGAGCGCATCCTCGACGAGCAGGCGGCTCGCCTGACTGATCTTGCTGACAAGAAGGTTACCGTCGCCTACGCCTTTGGTGACGAGTTCCTGGTGCAGGGCGCGAACACGACCGGTGCCCGAATTCTGGCGCGCATGGGATTGAACATCGTGTCGCCGAACGATGACGATCTCACCTCGATGTCTCTGGAACGCTGGAACGAGATTAGCGATGCAGACATCATCCTGTCGCTTGCGTTCTTCCCGGAGGACGCGGAAGCTCAGGAGTCGAGCCCGCTGTTCCAATCGTTGCCGGCCGTCGTCAATGGTGGCTATGTGACGTTGGACAATGTCGTTGGTCGGGCCTGGTACCGGGAATCGACGCTCAGCGTCCGCTGGGTCGCGCCGATGCTGGCGGATGCCGTACTGGAAGCGGCTGCCGGGAACGGGAAAAAGCTCAGCTAGCAGGGCAACAGAGACATGTGGACATCGTCGTGCTTGCTCGATTCTGCTAGATTGTCTTGACCGGCGACCGACCGGACAGGGAGAACCAGTATCGAAGGAGGCAACGATGCCCCGAATCCCGAATCCGCCCCGCAAGGGACACCCTGCCAGGCCGCCTCGCAAGAGCGACGAGCAGGCCGACAAGCCGAAGCCACCCGCCCGCTCGTTCGGGCAGTCCGCACCGATGCCTGAGTCGGACGACGCCCTCGAAGATCTGGCGCTTGAGCCGATGCGCGAGAATGGCGACGAGATCGCGCACAAGGCCGAAGCTGCCGTTGCCGAATCGGAGCCTCTCGAGGATCTGACGCTTGAGCCGCATCGCGAGGGCGATGAGAACGGCGAAGCCGAGGGCGAGCAGACCGGCTGACAACGACGCGATGACACCGCCCCTCTGCATCAGTGCCAACACGCACTGATGCAGAGGGGCGCGCTTATCTGGCGCGTGGCAGCAGACGCCGGTGCCAGCCGTAGGCAACGGCGACGCCGGCGACGATCAGGACCATGCCGATCAGCCCGTTGATGCCCAGACCCTCGTTCAGCGCCAGCCAGCCGAGGATGACGCCGACTGGCGGAATGATGTAGGTCACGAGCGAAGCGGGCGTCGCACCAATCTCTCCGATCAGCGCGTAATAGAACAGGTAGGCGATGCCAGTGCCGACGGCACCGAGCACGACCCAGGCAACGATGTTGCCGGTGTGCAGTTCGGCCGGCTTCACCCAGCCCGTGAAGATCGCAAACGGTGCCATGATGACGAGCGCCATCATCAATTGAGCGGTGACGTTCGACACCGGATTGCCGCGGATGTACTGCCGGGCGAAGGCAAACGAGAACCCGTAGCAGACGCTGGAGCCGAGCAGCGCCAGCGTGCCGATTGTGTCGCTGCTGCCGAGGTCCAGCACCGAGCGCCCGGTAAGCAGGATGACGCCGACGAACCCGATCGCCAGTCCCACCACCCGCGTACCGGATAGTCGGTCGTGCCGAAAGACGAGTGCCGAGACCAGCAGCGTGAATAGTGGCGTCGTGGCGCTCAGCACCGCCGCGAGCGCTGATGTGACATGCTGCTCGGCCCAGGTGATGAGGGTGAACGGGATGACGTTCCCGGCGATTGCCATCACTAGCAGCAAGCCCCACGGTCGCCCCCAGGCAGGCAGCCGCTCGCCGCGCACGAGCATGACGCTGCCGAGCAGCAGCAGCCCGAGCGCGAGTCGGACTGCGATCATGACGGTCGGGCTGGCAGCATCGACCAGCACCTTGATGAACAGATACGACGAGCCCCAGATCAACCCCAGCGACAGCAGCCAGAGCACATGCTTCGCCCCGACGTCGCTCGTAGAAGTCGTCTCCAACCGGCTACCCTCCAGCGTCGCAGGATACCTTGTTCGAAGCGTACGTGCGGTGCGACATCTGGCAGCGTGTTTGAAGTGGCGTTGTCCGGCCCGGTCAGAGTAACGACTTCAGGTCGTCGACGATGGTGGATGGTGATGTCTGGAATGGGTAGATGACGCGCAGGCGGCCTTCCGGGTCGATGAGATAGGTGTAGGCCGTGTGGTCGACAGTGTAGTCACCGTCGGCTGCGCCGTCGCCGAGATCGGCGCGCTGGAACTGCAGGAAGTAGTCCTTGCCGACCTCTCGGACGAGATCCTCAGTGCCGGTGAGGCCGATGAAGTTGGGATCGAAGCGTCCGACGTAGTTCGCGATGATGTCGGGCGTGTCGCGCGAGCCGTCGACGCTCACGAAGACGAACGCGACGTTCTGCCCGGCGTCACCGAGGTCCTGCTTGATCGAGCGGAACTCGGCAAGTGTCGTTGGGCAGATGTCCGGGCAGTGGGTGAAGCCGAAGAAGAGCAGCACCGGCTTGCCGTACAGCTCGCTGAGGCTCAGCGGCTGGCCGGTCTGACTGGTGAGCGTGAAGTCCGGCAGCTGCGTTGGCGGCTCAACCACCTGCTTCGTGCCGACACCGGGCAGCTCATCGTTGCCGCGGCCCAGATAGGCCCAGGTCGTGAACCCTGACAGGCCGATGATGAGGCCACCGATCAGGGCCAGCAGCGCGAACCGCACGGCGCGGCTCGGGCCAGCCTGTACCACCTCCGGCGATGTGCTTGTTGTCTCGGACATGCGTCGTCTGTCTTCTCTTACTGGTCGCGGACTTCGACGTTGTCGAACTCCAGCATCAATCCGGAATCGAACATCAGCATCACGTCGATATGGTCACCGGCCTTGAGTGATTTGTGCAAACCCATCAGCATGATGTGCATTCCGCCGGGCGTCATCTCGATCCGCTCACCGGCAGGGACATCGATGCCGTCGACCGGTCGCATCTGCATCGTACCGGCGTTGTCGGTTGTCTCATGGATTTCGGCCATGTCGGCGACATCAGTCTCGACGCTGACGAGCTGCTGATCGGTGTCGCCAGTGTTCTCCAGCGTCAGATAGATGGCGCTTGTCACGGATGAGGAGTGGTCGTGCTCACTCGCAGGCGTTGCGTCGGTGCTGCGATTGTCTTGCTCCGCGTCGCCAATGTCGGCCGGTCGCACCCAGGCATCGACAACGGTGATCCCGCCGCCTTGAGCAAGCGCAGCCGAGTTGTCATCATCCGACCCACCACAGGCGATCGTGCCGAACAGGACGAGCAGCAAGACGGCGACAACGACAGCGCGGCGTGGATAGATTGACGACATAATGTTCCCCGTGCTTGACCGAAGAGCGCCGATCCGCGCCCAGCGTCCAACCTTACTCTTCATTTGGCGACATGACGACTCGGCCCGGACTAGCCGAGCAGCGTTTCGCCGAGGTAGCCGCCATCCTGAACTCCGGGGAAGATGGCATAGGTGCCGCTGCCGGTGTGCTTGATGTATTCGTTCAGCAGGTCGGTCGACAGGCGCTGTTGCAGGACAACGAACTGCGTGCGCGGATCGCGCTGGAAGCAGATGAAGAACAGCCCGGCATCGAGCTGGCCCAGCCGCGTATCCATCCCGTCGGTGAACGAGTAGCCCCGCCGCAGGATGCGCACGCCGGCATTCTCACTCGACGCGGCCAAGCGGATGTGTGCATGTGGATCGATGAGCGGATCGCCCGCGTCGTCTGTGGCGACGAGGTCGACCGTATCGTGCTCGGCCTCCTTGCCGAGTGGTGCGCCGGTGATTTTGGTGCGTCCGAACGTCTGCTCCTGATCGAGCAGTGTCGAACGATCCCAGACCTCGATCAGCATCCGGATGCGGCGTGCGACCATGTAGGAGCCACCGGCCATCCAGTCGGGCGTGTCCCCGGCTGCGGCCCAGACATGCTCGCTCATCGCCGCCTCGTCCTCAGCGAGGATGTTGTTGGTGCCGTCCTTGAAGCCGAAGAGGTTGCGCGGCGTCTCCTGCTCGCGGCTGGTGCTGGCGGTCCGGCCAAACCCGAGCTGCGACCAGCGCATGACCGCCTTGCCGCGTGCGATTCGGGCCAGGTTGCGGACTGCGTGGAACGTCACCTGGGCGTCGTCGGCGCAGGCCTGGACGACGATGTCGCCGCCGCAGCGCGCCGGATCGAGCGCATCACCGGCGAAGACCGGCAAGTCGATGAGTTGCTCGGGACGCTGATTGGCCAGCCCGAAGCGATCTGCCCCGTCCCGCTCGAAGAAGGTCGGGCCGACGCCGACCGTGATCGTGAGGTTTGCAGCTGCGAGGCCGGTCGCCTCGCCGGTGTCGATCGGCGGTGCCCATTGATCGCCTTCGACCGGCCCGACCGGCTCCCCGGCGCACATCAGCGCGGCCGCACGGGTCCAGTTGCGCAAGAGCGCGCGCACATCGTCGAGCTTG is from Thermomicrobiales bacterium and encodes:
- a CDS encoding ABC transporter substrate-binding protein encodes the protein MSQQDGDGRAEILRSMRRLTSRRRFMHTGLGVGAGMLLAACGGDNEPTATTAPDASASPAATEPLAATEASASTDEPTEESSPAASSGFPIELEHALGTTTIPAQPERIICTEDNEPLDTLQAIGIRPVLFGITRQYGVDQQPWRDEAFIDGVESFDFSTYELDLEQLAAKNPDLIIDVWTEPDIFEQESGIAPTLVLKVDDLVPWQDMQRLVGQATGAVEESEASIAETERILDEQAARLTDLADKKVTVAYAFGDEFLVQGANTTGARILARMGLNIVSPNDDDLTSMSLERWNEISDADIILSLAFFPEDAEAQESSPLFQSLPAVVNGGYVTLDNVVGRAWYRESTLSVRWVAPMLADAVLEAAAGNGKKLS
- a CDS encoding EamA family transporter, which translates into the protein METTSTSDVGAKHVLWLLSLGLIWGSSYLFIKVLVDAASPTVMIAVRLALGLLLLGSVMLVRGERLPAWGRPWGLLLVMAIAGNVIPFTLITWAEQHVTSALAAVLSATTPLFTLLVSALVFRHDRLSGTRVVGLAIGFVGVILLTGRSVLDLGSSDTIGTLALLGSSVCYGFSFAFARQYIRGNPVSNVTAQLMMALVIMAPFAIFTGWVKPAELHTGNIVAWVVLGAVGTGIAYLFYYALIGEIGATPASLVTYIIPPVGVILGWLALNEGLGINGLIGMVLIVAGVAVAYGWHRRLLPRAR
- a CDS encoding SCO family protein; its protein translation is MSETTSTSPEVVQAGPSRAVRFALLALIGGLIIGLSGFTTWAYLGRGNDELPGVGTKQVVEPPTQLPDFTLTSQTGQPLSLSELYGKPVLLFFGFTHCPDICPTTLAEFRSIKQDLGDAGQNVAFVFVSVDGSRDTPDIIANYVGRFDPNFIGLTGTEDLVREVGKDYFLQFQRADLGDGAADGDYTVDHTAYTYLIDPEGRLRVIYPFQTSPSTIVDDLKSLL
- a CDS encoding copper chaperone PCu(A)C, encoding MSSIYPRRAVVVAVLLLVLFGTIACGGSDDDNSAALAQGGGITVVDAWVRPADIGDAEQDNRSTDATPASEHDHSSSVTSAIYLTLENTGDTDQQLVSVETDVADMAEIHETTDNAGTMQMRPVDGIDVPAGERIEMTPGGMHIMLMGLHKSLKAGDHIDVMLMFDSGLMLEFDNVEVRDQ
- the efeB gene encoding iron uptake transporter deferrochelatase/peroxidase subunit encodes the protein MTGRRISRRRFLGTAGAAGAGLLVAGGIVATQLDDSAEATNAAVPFYGAHQAGIATPAQERAFVATFDLTTDKLDDVRALLRNWTRAAALMCAGEPVGPVEGDQWAPPIDTGEATGLAAANLTITVGVGPTFFERDGADRFGLANQRPEQLIDLPVFAGDALDPARCGGDIVVQACADDAQVTFHAVRNLARIARGKAVMRWSQLGFGRTASTSREQETPRNLFGFKDGTNNILAEDEAAMSEHVWAAAGDTPDWMAGGSYMVARRIRMLIEVWDRSTLLDQEQTFGRTKITGAPLGKEAEHDTVDLVATDDAGDPLIDPHAHIRLAASSENAGVRILRRGYSFTDGMDTRLGQLDAGLFFICFQRDPRTQFVVLQQRLSTDLLNEYIKHTGSGTYAIFPGVQDGGYLGETLLG